Proteins co-encoded in one Metabacillus sp. KUDC1714 genomic window:
- a CDS encoding GIY-YIG nuclease family protein — translation MDRKRELKQRYIEETKIEAGVYQIKNTKNQKIFIGSTKNLKTLNGVKFTLETGGSYNKELQEEWNQFGKDAFTIEVLEVLKKKDEPYFNEKEALAELENKWLENLQPYGERGYNRIKSR, via the coding sequence ATGGACCGTAAAAGGGAATTAAAACAACGTTATATAGAAGAAACAAAGATTGAAGCTGGTGTATACCAAATTAAAAATACCAAAAACCAAAAAATCTTTATCGGAAGCACAAAAAACTTAAAAACGTTAAACGGAGTAAAGTTCACTCTTGAAACAGGTGGAAGCTACAACAAAGAGCTTCAAGAGGAATGGAACCAGTTTGGGAAAGACGCGTTTACTATTGAGGTATTAGAGGTGCTCAAAAAGAAAGATGAACCATACTTTAATGAGAAGGAAGCATTGGCAGAACTTGAGAATAAGTGGTTAGAAAACCTGCAGCCATATGGGGAGCGAGGATATAACAGGATTAAATCGCGTTAA
- a CDS encoding AraC family transcriptional regulator: MKDYGTCGFRFQDALPNDVANISVIGREEKMPGTIYDWHGLKRRDVGTYVFQYTLSGSGGLDIDGKSYSLKAGEAFIVEIPSDHRYYFPKDSKGWEFIFITLVGREAAECWRFMKEQSGPVLKVPPDSKLIQLLLKIYQDIYDQKITDAYYASAKAYEFIMECYRCIRNIEKATKDFSLQITKALSFIQTHYHEPITLDEIAAVSGFSRYYFIKQFQHQLNMTPVQYLTKIRIQKAAELLRSTSSSVTDIAARVGYANANYFNKVFRKVVGVSAGTFRDSKDVVGIDHLIID; encoded by the coding sequence GTGAAGGATTATGGAACGTGTGGTTTTCGTTTTCAAGATGCGCTTCCTAATGATGTGGCGAACATTTCAGTGATCGGTCGGGAAGAAAAAATGCCCGGTACAATCTATGATTGGCATGGATTAAAGCGGAGAGATGTCGGCACGTATGTGTTTCAATATACTCTGTCAGGATCAGGAGGGCTTGATATAGACGGTAAGAGTTATTCATTGAAGGCGGGGGAAGCATTCATTGTCGAGATCCCCAGTGATCATCGTTATTACTTTCCAAAAGATAGCAAAGGATGGGAGTTTATATTTATTACGTTAGTGGGAAGAGAAGCCGCCGAGTGCTGGCGGTTTATGAAAGAACAGAGTGGCCCAGTCTTGAAAGTACCTCCGGATTCAAAGCTGATTCAGCTTTTGCTGAAAATCTATCAAGACATATATGACCAAAAGATTACAGACGCATATTATGCCTCTGCAAAAGCTTATGAATTTATTATGGAGTGTTACCGTTGCATAAGGAATATTGAAAAAGCAACGAAAGATTTCTCTCTCCAGATTACAAAAGCCTTATCCTTTATCCAAACACATTATCATGAACCGATCACACTCGACGAAATAGCGGCCGTATCTGGTTTCTCAAGATATTACTTTATTAAGCAGTTTCAACACCAACTAAATATGACACCTGTGCAATACCTTACTAAAATCAGGATTCAAAAAGCGGCTGAGCTTCTTCGTTCAACGAGCTCCTCTGTAACAGACATTGCTGCCCGGGTGGGGTATGCAAATGCCAACTATTTCAACAAAGTTTTTCGCAAAGTGGTTGGTGTATCCGCCGGGACGTTTCGTGACAGTAAAGACGTTGTCGGAATTGATCATTTGATCATTGATTAA
- a CDS encoding sigma-54-dependent Fis family transcriptional regulator yields the protein MKIKTLFIAPYPAMTHLIEECRQEEQKLDLHIEVGNLQDAIPLAKAAENRGFDVIISRGGTAKLIEKEVNIPVVDVHVSGYDMLRVLTLANDFPGRKAIVGFSNITLGAKAITDLLDIPIEVHTVDTAQEVETIVEQLKTEGCELIMGDVITIDAASKHNLEGILIQSGREAIFEAFQKARSIYRLHQKQQKKITFLKTLLEESASDLIVISAEGEVVYQNWTTFDSCPSPIVTLKDLVQQGLPSHGVNLIESSELRKIKQKVIEKVIDDQTYYLVQFSEFNHESQQLGLHFQTISQQPMLMTKSKKMQRCMNVIDNNLIYNRWTLIGASGSGKMLISQYIHYLKNEGNGLFASSSAENVLKMNDINDPDIHTIYINDVEVLSPQNIEKLAVLINNWARRGITVITAIQQEDPVFHSLMYDDGAIRVTIPSLFERKEDIKPLTTYFIASLHGELGTSAIKIKNDAMELLEQYSWPGNVAELKNLLKDAVLEEKGYVIGKELISELLGEKQGKTASFDNEFLTGTLDEIEKRIILKIMEEENHNQTKVAERLGINRSTLWRKLKQ from the coding sequence ATGAAAATCAAAACTTTATTTATAGCTCCATATCCTGCCATGACACATTTAATCGAAGAGTGCCGGCAGGAAGAACAAAAGCTTGATCTCCATATTGAAGTAGGGAATCTTCAGGATGCGATTCCATTAGCGAAAGCTGCGGAGAATCGTGGGTTTGATGTGATTATTAGTCGCGGTGGAACAGCCAAACTAATTGAAAAAGAAGTAAATATTCCTGTGGTAGATGTTCATGTTTCTGGCTATGATATGCTTCGGGTATTAACATTAGCGAATGATTTTCCAGGAAGAAAAGCAATTGTTGGCTTTTCGAATATTACTCTTGGTGCGAAGGCGATTACGGACTTGTTAGATATTCCTATTGAGGTACATACAGTTGATACAGCCCAAGAGGTAGAGACGATTGTGGAACAACTCAAAACAGAGGGCTGTGAGCTTATTATGGGGGATGTTATCACCATAGATGCCGCTTCTAAGCATAATCTTGAAGGTATTCTCATACAGTCGGGGCGTGAAGCAATCTTTGAAGCTTTTCAAAAAGCACGATCAATTTATCGGTTGCATCAAAAGCAGCAAAAGAAAATTACCTTTTTAAAGACCCTTCTTGAGGAATCGGCTTCAGATTTGATTGTGATATCGGCAGAAGGGGAAGTTGTGTATCAAAATTGGACGACCTTTGATTCGTGCCCAAGTCCAATTGTTACCTTAAAGGATCTTGTTCAACAAGGACTACCGAGTCATGGCGTGAATCTAATTGAATCGAGTGAGTTAAGAAAGATAAAACAAAAGGTGATTGAAAAGGTTATAGATGATCAGACTTATTATTTAGTCCAATTTTCAGAGTTTAACCATGAAAGCCAACAACTTGGACTGCATTTTCAAACAATTTCACAGCAGCCAATGCTGATGACCAAAAGTAAAAAAATGCAGAGATGTATGAATGTGATTGATAATAACCTTATATATAATCGGTGGACTCTTATTGGTGCAAGTGGGTCTGGTAAAATGTTGATTTCGCAGTATATTCATTATCTAAAGAATGAGGGAAATGGACTCTTTGCTAGTTCATCAGCCGAAAATGTGCTGAAAATGAATGATATCAACGACCCTGATATTCACACGATCTATATTAATGATGTAGAAGTTTTATCTCCTCAAAATATCGAAAAGCTTGCAGTATTAATTAATAACTGGGCGAGGAGGGGAATAACTGTAATAACTGCGATTCAACAGGAAGATCCTGTGTTTCATTCATTGATGTACGATGATGGAGCGATTCGCGTCACAATTCCTTCTCTATTTGAGCGAAAAGAAGATATTAAGCCTTTGACAACTTATTTTATTGCCTCATTACATGGAGAACTTGGCACTTCCGCCATAAAAATTAAGAATGATGCGATGGAGCTACTTGAGCAATATTCATGGCCTGGAAACGTAGCTGAACTAAAAAACCTACTAAAGGATGCAGTATTAGAGGAAAAGGGGTATGTCATTGGAAAAGAATTGATTTCCGAGCTTCTTGGTGAGAAGCAGGGAAAAACAGCTTCCTTCGACAATGAATTTTTAACGGGCACATTAGATGAAATTGAAAAGAGGATAATCCTTAAAATCATGGAAGAAGAAAACCATAATCAAACAAAAGTGGCCGAGCGGTTAGGCATTAATCGTTCAACACTATGGCGCAAGCTGAAACAATAA
- a CDS encoding DUF2922 domain-containing protein produces the protein MAKTLELQFLNTAGKTVKISVDSPVEPVDQIALNTAMDQLLAANIFISTDGEFVSKKGARIIDRNVTEITLG, from the coding sequence ATGGCGAAAACACTAGAGCTTCAATTTTTAAACACTGCAGGGAAAACAGTGAAAATCAGTGTGGACTCTCCAGTTGAACCAGTTGATCAAATTGCGTTAAATACAGCAATGGATCAACTCTTAGCAGCAAATATTTTCATTTCAACGGATGGAGAATTTGTTTCAAAAAAAGGCGCAAGAATCATTGACCGTAATGTAACAGAAATTACTCTTGGATAA
- a CDS encoding helix-turn-helix domain-containing protein, with protein MEKLNYETIQKYQSFKTIEEMDQAVRGFLYKHKAELSEGTIAVLTFIWKHSVKVVGVSFAKYEYIAEEVNLSRRTVIRAVNVLEERGIIKKVPTSRMNGKQGVNLLVIQHFEPIDSIINNKSPQDVTLPDTANKTENKQSSLCEKEIKPTNVKETPKSSSHDLDLSYLPESISNEFVEVTKPFLNTVEIYKLWQRVLIVYNKMKLQRSLSDVIDCVVLAFKQTVFAQKLGKIQKTFEGYFYGTLYAKLIVEKRQENKHMFFDFIGEE; from the coding sequence GTGGAAAAGCTAAACTATGAAACAATCCAGAAGTATCAATCATTTAAAACAATAGAAGAAATGGATCAAGCGGTCCGTGGCTTTTTGTATAAGCATAAAGCGGAATTATCTGAAGGGACGATTGCAGTTCTTACTTTTATTTGGAAGCATTCGGTTAAGGTAGTGGGTGTTTCTTTTGCAAAATATGAGTATATTGCTGAGGAAGTAAACCTGAGCAGACGAACGGTAATTCGCGCTGTCAATGTACTGGAAGAGAGAGGGATTATTAAAAAGGTTCCTACCTCTCGTATGAATGGAAAACAAGGTGTGAACCTTCTCGTGATTCAACATTTTGAGCCGATTGATTCTATCATAAATAATAAGTCACCCCAGGATGTCACTCTACCTGACACTGCTAATAAAACAGAGAATAAGCAAAGCTCACTCTGTGAGAAAGAAATAAAACCTACTAACGTAAAGGAGACGCCAAAATCGTCATCACATGATTTGGATTTAAGTTACCTTCCTGAGTCCATTTCAAACGAGTTTGTCGAAGTGACAAAACCCTTCCTGAACACAGTGGAAATTTATAAGCTTTGGCAAAGAGTGTTAATTGTTTATAACAAAATGAAGCTGCAACGCTCCTTAAGTGATGTCATTGATTGTGTCGTTCTCGCCTTTAAACAAACTGTGTTTGCTCAAAAACTCGGGAAAATTCAAAAGACATTTGAAGGTTATTTTTATGGGACTTTGTATGCTAAATTAATTGTGGAGAAACGTCAGGAGAATAAGCATATGTTTTTTGATTTTATAGGGGAAGAGTAA
- a CDS encoding YvrJ family protein — translation MEQWLTVISDVGFPIVVTLYLLNRIESKLDTLNQSIQMLPSQLQKG, via the coding sequence ATGGAACAATGGTTAACAGTGATTAGTGATGTCGGCTTCCCAATCGTCGTCACATTATATTTACTAAATCGAATCGAAAGCAAGCTCGACACATTAAATCAATCGATCCAGATGCTTCCTTCGCAGTTGCAAAAGGGTTAA
- a CDS encoding 2-keto-3-deoxygluconate permease — protein MKIKATLDRIPGGMMVVPLLIAAVINTFFPDLLRIGNFTQALFVDGAGTLISLFLLCTGAQINVKSFGVSVGKGATLLATKWAVGAIFGLIAYMLAGDNGLWLGLAPIAVIAAMTNSNGGLFVALVGQYGSKEDRAAYSLLALNDGPFLTMVALSIFGAMGFVDGMFSFTSFISVLLPIVVGMVLGNLDEDMRTFLDKGSSMLIPFFAFALGMGIDFAAILEGGLSGIILGILTVFVTGSAGYFVFKALKWNPIVGAAEGSTAGNAVATPAAIAAANASFASVVDIATVQVAASTVTTAILLPIYVGFLVKRLEKKGYNFEQGNSEKANI, from the coding sequence ATGAAGATAAAAGCAACGTTAGATCGAATTCCTGGCGGTATGATGGTTGTACCGTTGTTAATTGCAGCAGTGATTAATACATTCTTTCCAGACTTACTACGAATCGGAAACTTTACCCAGGCTTTATTTGTAGATGGTGCTGGAACGTTAATCTCTCTTTTCCTTTTATGTACAGGAGCACAAATCAATGTAAAATCATTTGGTGTTTCAGTTGGTAAAGGTGCTACCCTTTTAGCAACAAAATGGGCTGTAGGGGCAATCTTTGGATTGATTGCTTATATGCTTGCAGGAGACAACGGCTTATGGTTAGGCTTAGCTCCAATTGCAGTTATTGCAGCAATGACAAATAGTAATGGTGGCTTATTCGTTGCCCTTGTTGGTCAGTATGGAAGCAAAGAAGACCGTGCGGCATATTCCCTTTTAGCGCTTAATGATGGTCCTTTCCTAACAATGGTAGCGTTATCGATTTTTGGGGCAATGGGCTTTGTTGATGGGATGTTCTCATTTACATCATTCATTTCTGTTTTACTTCCAATTGTTGTTGGTATGGTGTTAGGTAACTTGGATGAAGACATGCGTACGTTCTTGGACAAAGGAAGCTCGATGTTAATACCATTCTTTGCCTTTGCGCTTGGTATGGGAATTGACTTTGCAGCAATTCTTGAAGGTGGTTTATCAGGTATTATTCTTGGTATCTTAACAGTATTTGTCACAGGGTCTGCAGGTTATTTTGTCTTTAAAGCATTAAAATGGAATCCGATTGTGGGAGCAGCAGAAGGATCAACAGCAGGGAATGCTGTAGCAACACCAGCTGCGATTGCTGCAGCAAATGCAAGTTTTGCGTCTGTTGTTGATATTGCAACGGTTCAAGTTGCTGCATCTACAGTAACAACAGCAATTCTTCTCCCGATATATGTAGGCTTTTTGGTCAAACGATTAGAGAAAAAAGGCTACAATTTTGAACAAGGAAATTCAGAGAAAGCAAACATCTAA
- a CDS encoding VCBS repeat-containing protein, with protein MQAWLQSPSYRETNSNEKTIVAAKQGDIDGDGIIDKVFLTANKTPDSPFWQNITLVVQNGRTNQYIQIPLKENSGYNPTLFLGDFTGNKVDDIQVVIDTGGSAGTVYTYIFSFMNGEMREIFNFEKFNETYQYDVNYENDYKANVISRNLKIKYILDLTYKGKDYLSEIYHENGQLKEPIQGWVNPLSGLYPIDFNRDGTYELDAYQRIAGRYNADGLGFVETVLKWNGQGFGVDRQNVAVFGGEI; from the coding sequence ATGCAAGCGTGGCTTCAGTCTCCTTCATATAGAGAAACAAATTCGAATGAGAAAACAATTGTGGCTGCTAAGCAAGGTGATATCGACGGAGATGGGATAATCGACAAGGTGTTTCTTACCGCAAACAAAACACCTGATAGCCCCTTTTGGCAAAATATCACGCTCGTCGTCCAAAATGGGCGAACAAACCAATACATTCAAATTCCATTGAAGGAAAACTCGGGGTACAATCCGACTCTCTTTCTCGGTGATTTTACCGGGAATAAGGTAGATGATATCCAGGTGGTCATTGATACAGGGGGCAGTGCAGGTACAGTTTATACGTATATCTTTTCATTTATGAACGGTGAAATGAGAGAGATTTTTAATTTTGAAAAGTTTAATGAAACGTATCAATATGATGTGAATTATGAGAATGACTATAAAGCGAATGTGATTAGTCGCAACCTGAAAATAAAGTATATTCTTGACCTTACTTACAAGGGAAAGGACTATTTATCTGAAATTTATCATGAAAATGGTCAATTGAAGGAACCGATACAAGGGTGGGTGAATCCTTTATCAGGCTTGTATCCAATTGATTTTAATCGGGATGGGACGTATGAGCTTGATGCCTATCAGCGGATTGCTGGAAGATATAATGCAGACGGTCTTGGATTTGTCGAGACTGTATTGAAGTGGAATGGGCAGGGTTTTGGTGTTGATAGGCAGAATGTTGCTGTTTTTGGTGGAGAGATTTGA
- the melA gene encoding alpha-glucosidase/alpha-galactosidase, which translates to MSKITFIGAGSTVFAKNVLGDCMYVPALAGFEFALFDINEQRLKDSENMLNNLKQSLQANVVVKTYTDRKEALRGAKYIINAIQVGGYKPSTVIDFEIPKKYGLRQTIADTIGIGGIFRSLRTIPVMWDFAKDIEEVCPDALFLNYTNPMATLTGAMLRYTNVKTVGLCHSVQACSEHLFKALGMDHEGVEEKIAGINHMAWLLEIKRDGKDLYPEIKRRAREKQQTKHDDMVRFELMDKFGYYVTESSEHNAEYHPYFIKRNYPELIEKFNIPLDEYPRRCVEQIERWDKMRDEMVNNAQLTHTRSHEYGSRIIEAIETNVPFKFGGNILNTGRLISNLPEKAVVELSCVADRSGITPCYVGDLPEQLAALNRTNINTQLLTIEAAVTKKREHIYQAAMLDPHTAAELSMDDIIAMCDDLIEAHGDWIPKFENRKTISFA; encoded by the coding sequence ATGTCAAAAATCACGTTTATTGGGGCCGGAAGTACAGTTTTTGCAAAAAATGTTCTTGGTGACTGTATGTATGTTCCGGCATTAGCCGGGTTCGAGTTCGCATTATTTGATATTAATGAACAACGCTTGAAAGATTCCGAAAATATGTTGAACAATTTAAAACAAAGCTTACAGGCAAATGTAGTAGTGAAAACCTATACTGATCGCAAAGAAGCATTAAGAGGAGCAAAATACATTATAAATGCCATTCAAGTCGGTGGCTATAAACCAAGCACAGTAATAGATTTTGAAATCCCTAAAAAATACGGCCTTCGCCAAACAATTGCCGACACAATCGGGATTGGCGGAATTTTCCGTTCGCTTCGTACCATTCCGGTTATGTGGGATTTCGCCAAGGATATCGAAGAGGTTTGTCCGGATGCCCTATTTTTAAACTACACAAATCCGATGGCAACATTAACAGGAGCAATGCTGCGTTATACAAATGTCAAAACAGTCGGATTATGCCACAGCGTACAAGCTTGCAGTGAACACCTGTTTAAAGCTTTAGGAATGGATCATGAAGGAGTCGAAGAAAAAATCGCCGGTATTAACCATATGGCCTGGCTCCTTGAGATCAAACGCGACGGCAAAGATTTATATCCAGAAATTAAACGCCGTGCTAGAGAAAAACAACAAACGAAACACGATGATATGGTCCGCTTCGAATTAATGGACAAATTCGGATATTACGTAACGGAATCATCTGAGCATAATGCCGAGTACCATCCGTACTTCATTAAACGCAATTATCCAGAATTAATCGAGAAATTCAATATCCCTCTCGATGAGTATCCGCGTCGTTGTGTAGAGCAAATTGAACGCTGGGACAAAATGCGCGACGAGATGGTCAACAATGCACAGCTTACCCATACTCGTTCTCACGAATATGGTTCCCGCATTATTGAAGCGATTGAGACGAATGTTCCATTTAAATTTGGTGGCAATATTTTAAATACAGGACGCTTAATTAGCAATTTACCGGAAAAAGCTGTTGTTGAACTATCATGTGTTGCTGACCGCAGCGGAATAACTCCTTGCTATGTAGGAGATCTTCCAGAACAGTTAGCAGCTCTTAACCGTACAAATATTAATACACAGCTCTTAACAATTGAAGCAGCGGTAACGAAAAAGAGAGAACATATCTATCAGGCAGCAATGCTTGATCCTCATACGGCCGCTGAATTATCAATGGACGACATCATTGCGATGTGCGATGATTTAATTGAAGCACACGGTGACTGGATTCCAAAATTTGAAAATCGTAAAACCATTTCGTTCGCATAA
- a CDS encoding LacI family DNA-binding transcriptional regulator, with protein sequence MTVTILDVAKRANVSKATVSRVLNDQGGYSEKTKRHVLKVMEELEYNPNAVARSLTNKRTQTIGIVLPDLISSLTTSFLNEIEAVAHKAGSSVIVCHTESKGTKTMKYLQLLHEKRVDGVILASTILKKEYYDYIKKTKIPMVLLSTDSKYPVSSVTADDYAAAYMATKYLIQQGHKKVGMISGNKEEWIVGNHLPRVEGFKAALLDNKLSVSEKHVVYGGFSCEDGAAGLTQLFKQVPDLTAIFTENDEIGMGVISAAYQLGIKVPEEVSVIGMDNVKFCEYLNPPLTSVSLSHSEMAKKAANLMFEIIESNKAVTNCIVPHRIVERQSVSKK encoded by the coding sequence ATGACTGTTACAATATTAGATGTAGCTAAGAGAGCAAACGTATCAAAAGCAACAGTTTCAAGGGTGTTGAACGATCAGGGTGGTTACTCTGAAAAAACAAAGAGGCACGTACTTAAAGTTATGGAAGAGCTAGAGTATAATCCAAATGCGGTTGCGCGAAGCCTAACCAATAAGAGAACACAAACTATTGGAATTGTGTTACCCGATTTAATAAGCTCCTTAACTACGAGCTTTTTAAATGAAATTGAGGCAGTTGCTCACAAAGCAGGTTCAAGCGTTATCGTATGTCATACCGAGTCAAAAGGTACGAAAACGATGAAGTATCTTCAGTTATTACATGAAAAACGAGTAGATGGTGTTATTTTAGCTAGTACAATTTTAAAAAAAGAGTATTATGATTACATTAAAAAAACGAAAATTCCGATGGTCCTTTTGTCAACTGATTCTAAGTATCCGGTCTCTTCTGTTACAGCAGATGACTACGCTGCAGCTTACATGGCAACGAAATATTTAATTCAGCAAGGGCATAAAAAGGTTGGAATGATAAGCGGCAATAAAGAAGAATGGATTGTAGGTAATCATCTTCCTAGGGTGGAAGGATTCAAAGCTGCCCTTTTGGACAACAAGCTTTCGGTCAGTGAAAAACATGTTGTGTATGGTGGATTTTCTTGCGAAGATGGTGCAGCCGGTCTGACACAATTATTTAAGCAGGTTCCTGATTTAACAGCTATCTTCACAGAAAATGATGAAATCGGGATGGGTGTTATATCTGCAGCTTATCAGTTAGGTATAAAGGTTCCTGAAGAGGTATCTGTTATAGGCATGGACAATGTGAAATTTTGTGAATATTTGAACCCCCCTCTAACATCAGTTTCACTTTCACACAGTGAGATGGCAAAAAAGGCTGCAAATTTGATGTTCGAGATCATTGAATCAAACAAAGCAGTAACCAATTGCATTGTCCCGCACAGAATTGTTGAGAGACAGAGTGTGAGTAAGAAATAA
- a CDS encoding DUF2087 domain-containing protein, with protein sequence MEISDIFWNASLEELKRGYIQDNDSYLCLLCGEKVEKGIVYPHENIFYEAERYMRIHIELTHQSVFESLLGMDKKLTGLTDHQKGLLRLFYQGKSDKEVQEELGLGSTSTIRHHRFALKEKERQAKSFLAMMELLKEKDQYAPAFLPVHKTARMVDERYNITQEEQEKIISKYFPEGTNKSLNKFPPKEKQRLVILREITNQLKPDHMYTEQELNQILKAIYEDHVMIRRYLIEYGFLDRKPDGSKYWLKK encoded by the coding sequence ATGGAGATCTCGGATATTTTTTGGAATGCTTCTTTGGAGGAACTAAAACGAGGATATATTCAAGATAATGATTCTTATTTATGCCTGCTTTGTGGCGAGAAAGTAGAAAAGGGGATTGTTTATCCTCACGAAAATATCTTTTACGAAGCGGAAAGATATATGCGAATTCATATTGAGCTGACCCATCAATCAGTATTTGAATCCTTACTCGGAATGGATAAAAAACTTACCGGGCTTACCGACCATCAAAAAGGTCTCCTTCGTCTTTTCTATCAAGGAAAGAGTGATAAAGAAGTCCAAGAGGAGCTGGGCTTGGGAAGCACCTCAACAATTCGTCATCACCGTTTTGCCTTAAAGGAGAAAGAACGACAAGCAAAGTCCTTTTTGGCCATGATGGAATTATTAAAGGAAAAGGATCAGTATGCACCAGCCTTTTTACCTGTTCATAAAACTGCGAGAATGGTGGATGAACGATATAACATTACCCAAGAGGAACAAGAAAAAATAATCAGCAAATACTTTCCAGAAGGAACAAATAAAAGCTTGAACAAATTTCCACCAAAGGAAAAGCAAAGACTTGTCATCCTCCGGGAAATCACAAATCAATTAAAACCGGACCATATGTATACGGAACAAGAATTAAATCAAATCTTAAAGGCGATTTATGAAGATCATGTCATGATTAGAAGATATTTAATCGAATACGGATTTTTAGATCGTAAACCTGATGGGAGCAAATATTGGTTAAAAAAATAA
- a CDS encoding extracellular solute-binding protein produces the protein MKIKLMLLFTVCISVLMVVAGCSNESSGAPSGKPSDEKVTLKVWVDPDSGEYYKKVVDNFIKENSDKKYEIEVVESDTGKAQEFVKKDPDAAADVFSMPHDQLGQLVEAGTVYKNTKYSDEIKESNIEPAVEAASYQGDLYGYPYGIESLFLYYDKSKLTEDDVKSFEGITKKAKLGLNLSEPGANYVVAPFFLANNVKLYGDNGEDLKGSTFNSKEGLQVLEWIASLKNNKNVVHVNADSISALESGKINSLISGPWSYKQVKEVLGDNMGVAVYPTADFGNGPVQLKAFLGVKLYSVKATTKYPLEAMKLANYLASNEIQEKTFKEKGYTPSSKEVQENVDVKANEQATTVIQMAKPEKSVVMPKIPEMVTFWPPADALIIDTYNGKIEKENMKTKLDKLAEDLSAK, from the coding sequence ATGAAAATAAAATTAATGCTATTATTCACTGTTTGCATCAGCGTCCTAATGGTTGTGGCCGGATGTTCAAATGAATCTAGCGGCGCGCCAAGTGGTAAGCCAAGTGATGAGAAAGTAACTTTAAAGGTATGGGTAGATCCTGATTCAGGTGAATATTACAAAAAGGTAGTAGATAACTTTATAAAGGAAAACTCAGATAAGAAATACGAAATTGAAGTAGTTGAATCAGATACAGGGAAAGCACAGGAATTTGTAAAAAAAGATCCTGATGCAGCAGCAGATGTTTTCAGTATGCCGCATGATCAGTTGGGACAATTAGTAGAGGCCGGAACAGTCTATAAAAATACAAAATACTCCGACGAAATTAAAGAATCCAATATTGAACCAGCAGTAGAGGCAGCTTCTTATCAAGGAGATCTTTACGGATATCCGTATGGAATCGAAAGTTTATTTCTTTATTACGACAAAAGTAAATTAACTGAAGACGACGTTAAATCCTTTGAAGGAATCACAAAAAAGGCGAAGCTTGGGTTGAATCTCTCTGAGCCAGGAGCAAATTATGTAGTAGCACCTTTTTTCTTAGCTAACAATGTCAAACTCTACGGGGATAATGGAGAGGATCTAAAAGGATCTACTTTTAACTCTAAAGAAGGACTTCAAGTATTAGAGTGGATTGCTAGTTTAAAAAATAACAAGAATGTTGTCCATGTTAACGCTGATTCCATCAGTGCCCTGGAAAGCGGAAAAATAAATTCCCTCATCAGTGGACCTTGGTCATACAAACAAGTGAAAGAAGTATTGGGTGATAACATGGGGGTTGCCGTTTATCCTACTGCTGATTTTGGCAATGGTCCTGTCCAGTTGAAAGCATTCTTGGGAGTTAAGTTGTATTCAGTAAAAGCAACAACAAAGTATCCGCTTGAAGCAATGAAGCTTGCAAACTATCTAGCTAGTAATGAAATTCAGGAAAAAACATTTAAAGAAAAAGGATATACTCCTTCATCCAAGGAAGTTCAGGAAAATGTTGATGTAAAAGCAAACGAACAAGCTACAACTGTTATTCAAATGGCAAAACCAGAGAAATCTGTAGTAATGCCAAAAATTCCCGAAATGGTTACATTCTGGCCACCAGCTGATGCTCTTATCATTGATACGTACAATGGCAAGATCGAAAAAGAAAATATGAAGACTAAGCTGGATAAATTGGCAGAAGATTTATCAGCCAAGTAA
- a CDS encoding DUF1659 domain-containing protein encodes MAVATLLDSQLSLVFDMGVDENGKAVTKRKNYNNVKTSATPDQLLQAAQAIVSLQTETLASVERNDTNQIDA; translated from the coding sequence ATGGCAGTTGCAACATTACTAGATTCTCAATTAAGCCTAGTTTTCGATATGGGAGTGGATGAGAATGGAAAAGCAGTGACTAAACGTAAAAACTACAACAATGTCAAAACATCAGCAACACCTGACCAATTGCTTCAAGCAGCACAAGCAATTGTAAGCTTACAAACAGAAACACTAGCATCAGTTGAGCGTAACGACACAAATCAAATTGATGCGTAA